A genome region from Populus alba chromosome 3, ASM523922v2, whole genome shotgun sequence includes the following:
- the LOC118035414 gene encoding cytosolic sulfotransferase 15: MECVGITVEEEQRDESQELLQHLPTEIGMGGNLLYLYQGFWCPQVSIKGMMLFQQHFKAQETDLILASIPKSGTTWLKALTYTIVNRSRHSLEKSPLLTNGPHGVVPFLEFDISSRNQFLEQDKLPEPRIFGTHSPYSALPCSVKDSGAKIVYVCRNPLDMFISYWKFSVNIPKENEKHLSLEDAFDKFCQGLHGYGPFWDHLLGYWKASLERPDRVLFLKYEDMKKNSVPCIKKLAKFLGLPFSVEEEQQGLIEETSRLCSVESMKNHEATMTGTGPLGIPASAFLRKGKVGDSLNYLTPSMVSRVENLIQEKLQDSGLSFCLSSAFQNSA; encoded by the coding sequence ATGGAGTGTGTGGGGATCACTGTAGAGGAAGAGCAGAGAGATGAATCCCAGGAGTTGCTTCAACACCTCCCAACAGAAATAGGCATGGGAGGTAATCTTCTCTATCTATACCAAGGATTCTGGTGTCCACAGGTATCAATCAAGGGCATGATGCTGTTTCAACAACACTTCAAGGCACAAGAAACTGACCTCATACTTGCCAGCATTCCAAAATCAGGTACCACTTGGTTAAAGGCCTTGACTTATACTATAGTTAATCGCTCCCGTCACTCACTTGAAAAGAGCCCTTTGCTCACCAATGGCCCTCATGGGGTCGTGCCCTTTCTTGAGTTTGATATCAGCTCCAGAAACCAGTTTCTGGAACAAGACAAGCTTCCCGAGCCTAGGATCTTCGGAACCCACTCGCCTTACTCGGCACTCCCGTGTTCGGTCAAAGATTCCGGTGCTAAGATTGTATATGTGTGTCGGAATCCTCTGGACATGTTCATTTCCTATTGGAAATTCAGTGTCAATATCCCAAAGGAGAATGAGAAACACCTTTCACTAGAAGATGCTTTTGACAAGTTCTGTCAGGGACTTCATGGCTACGGTCCATTTTGGGATCATTTATTAGGGTATTGGAAGGCAAGCTTGGAGAGACCTGATAGGGTCTTGTTTCTGAAATACGAGGACATGAAAAAGAACAGCGTCCCTTGCATCAAGAAGCTGGCTAAATTTCTGGGGCTTCCTTTCTCTGTGGAGGAAGAGCAGCAAGGTTTGATAGAGGAAACATCAAGGCTATGCAGCGTTGAAAGCATGAAGAACCATGAAGCAACCATGACAGGCACAGGCCCTCTTGGGATCCCAGCTAGTGCCTTCCTCAGGAAAGGAAAGGTGGGAGATTCACTGAATTATCTAACACCATCAATGGTGAGCCGTGTCGAGAATCTGATTCAAGAGAAGCTCCAAGATTCTGGTCTCAGCTTCTGTCTTTCTAGCGCTTTCCAAAATAGTGCTTGA